Within Serratia odorifera, the genomic segment GCATCGGCGCCATACCGGCACCGCCGCCGATAAAGATCATTTCGGCATCGGTATCCTTGGCAAAGAACTCGCCAAACGGCCCGGAAATCGTCACCTTGTCGCCCGGTTTCAACGACCAGATATACGAGGACATAATGCCTGGCGGTACGTCCGGATTGTTCGGCGGCGGCGTAGCGATACGCACGTTCAGCATGATGATGCCTTTCTCGTCCGGGTAGTTGGCCATTGAATAGGCACGTACCGTGGTGTCATCAACCACCGAGCGGTAGCGGAACAGGTTGAAGCGGTCCCAATCGCCGCGGTACTCCTGCGGCACGTCGAAATCGGCATAACTGATGTCGTGCGCCGGGGCTTCGATCTGGATAAACCCGCCGGCGCGGAACGGGACGTCTTCGCCGTCAGGAATTTTCAGCTTCAGCTCTTTGATAAAGGTGGCCTTGTTATCATTGGAGATAACTTCGCAGTCCCATTTTTTCACGCCGAAGATTTCTTCTGGCAGCTCAATCTTCAGGTTCTGCTTCACATTGACCTGGCACGCCAGGCGGCACCCCTCTTTCGCCTCGCGTTTGGTGATGTGAGAAAGTTCGGTGGGCAGGATATCGCCGCCGCCCTCTTTGATCACCACGCGGCACTGGCCGCACGAACCGCCGCCGCCACAGGCCGAGGACACGAAAATGCCCTGGCCCGACAGCATGTTCAGCAGTTTGTCCCCCGCCGGAGCGTGGAAGCTTTTCTCTTGATCGCCGTTCACTTCCACGGCAACGTCGCCGGTGTTCACCAGTTTGGATTTGGCGAACAGAATCAGTAGCGCCAGCACCATCACGATGCAGGTGAACATCGCTACGCCTAAAATAATTTCCATAAATTTCCCGCCTTTATATCTGGGTTCTTATAACTGAACCCCGGAGAAAGACATAAAGCCCAACGCCATCAGCCCGGTGGTAATAAAGGTAATGCCCAGACCGCGCAAACCCGACGGCACATTGGCATACTTCAGTTTTTCGCGGATCCCCGCCATCGCAACAATCGCCAGCATCCAGCCGGTGCCTGAGCCGAAGCCATACACCACCGATTCAGCAAAGTTGTAGTCGCGCTGTACCATGAAGGAAACGCCGCCGAAGATGGCGCAGTTCACGGTAATCAACGGCAGGAAGATGCCGAGCGCGTTATACAGCGACGGGAAGAAGCGATCGAGGATCATCTCCAGAATCTGCACCAGCGCGGCAATCACGCCAATAAAGGTAATGAAGTTGAGGAAGCTCAGATCGATGCCTTCCACCAACGCGCCGTCACGCAGGATCAGGTTGTAAAACCAGGTTGTTCACCGGCACCGCGATGCCGAGCACGATGGTAACGGCAATGCCGAGGCCAAAGGCAGTGGAGACTTTCTTGGACACCGCCAGGAAAGTACACATCCCGAGGAAGAACGCCAACGCCATGTTTTCAACGAAAACGGCGCGGACAAACAGGCTGATATAATGTTCCATCGGCGATTACTCCTTTTCGATCTGTGCCGGTTTCAAGGTGCGCAGCACCCAAATCAGCAGGCCGATGATAAAGAACGCGCTTGGCGCCAGCAAAAACAGGCCGTTTGGCTGGTACCAGCCGCCGTTTTGCAGGGTTTCCAACACCGGCATGCCGAACAGTTTGCCGGAGCCGATCAGTTCACGCAGGAAGCCGACCAGAATCAGGATCACGCCATAGCCCAACCCGTTGCCGATACCGTCCATAAAGCTTTCGATCGGCGGCGATTTCATGGCATAGGCTTCAGCGCGCCCCATCACGATGCAGTTGGTGATGATCAGACCAACGAACACCGACAGCTGTTTGGAAATTTCAAACGCATAGGCACGCAGCACCTGATCGACCACGATAACCAGCGACGCGATAATCGCCATCTGTACGATAATGCGCACGCTGTTCGGAATGTGGTGGCGGATCAGGGAAATGAAGAAGCTGGAAAACGCCGTCACCAGCGTCACGGCAATGGTCATCCACCACCGCCGTTTCCAATTTGGTGGTTACCGCCAGCGCGGAACACACGCCCAACACCTGCAGGGCAATCGGGTTGTTATCAAATAACGGCCCCAGCAGAACCCGTTTAATCTCTTTGGAATCAGCCATTTTTCAGCGCTCCTTCACGAACTTTTTTCAGGAACGGGCCGAACCCCTGTTCGCCCAGCCAGAAATCAAAAGTGTGCTGCACGCCGTTGGAGGTCAGCGTCGCGCCGGATAACCCGTCCACGCCGTGCACATCGCCGGCACGCGCTCCGCCTTTCACCACGCGGATAGCCGGCTCGCCGTTATCGTCAAACAGCTTCTTGCCGATCCATTGCTGGCGCCAACTCGGATTTTCCACTTCACCACCCCAAGACCCGGCGTTTCCCCCTGGTCGTAGTAAGTGATGCCCTTCACCGTATTACCGTCGCTGTCCAGCGCCACAAACGCGTACATCATCGACCATAGACCGGTGCCGTATACCGGCAGCACGATCTTGTTGACCGCGCCAGCATCATCACGCACCAGGTAGATTTCGGCGTGGTTGCTGCGGCGCTTGATACCGGCATAGTCTTGACTGGCCGGCAGGGGCGACGCTCTTGCTGTCGTCACGCAGCGCGGCAGGCAGATCGAACGCCGTGGCGTTGCCCGCCACGAACTCGCCGCTGTTCAGATCCAGCAGGCGTGGTTCAATACGTTTGCCAAAGGTCTGCTTCACCTGCTCTTGCGGCATGCCAGGCGTCAACAGGCCCGCCACGTCAAGGATGTTACGCTGCTTGTCCAGCAGCTTTTGTTCCTGCTGTTTGGACTTCAGACCGACGGCGGCTCCCGCCACCACCACTGAACACACCAGACACAGCAACAGCACTACCAGCAGCGTTTTACCGATGCTGTCATTTTTTGCTTCATTCGCCACGGGCTTTTCTCCGCTTGATGTTAGCCTGCACCACCAGATAATCGAACAGCGGTGCGAACAGGTTGGCGAACAGAATCGCCAGCATCATGCCTTCCGGATAGGCCGGGTTGACCACGCGGATCAACACGCACATCACGCCAATCAGGATGCCGTACCACCATTTTCCCTTGTTGGTAAAGGCAGCGGAAACCGGATCGGTAGCCATGAAAATCATACCGAAGGCAAAACCGCCCAACACCAGATGCCAATACCATGGCATGGCGAACATCGGGTTGGTGGTCGAACCGATAGCGTTGAACAGATAGGCCGAAGCAATCATGCCGACCATCACGCCGGCAACGATGCGCCATGAGGCCACGCGACCGAACAGGATGATGGCACCGCCGATCAGAATCATCAGCGTCGACACTTCCCCGATCGAACCGGGAATGTTGCCAAGAAACGCATCCATCCAACTAATGGATTGGCCAGTAGCGACGTTGGTCAGGCTGTGCGCCCCACCCGCGCTCCACTGAGCCAGGGGCGTTGCGCCCGAGAAACCGTCTGCCGAGGTCCACACCAGATCGCCGGAAATCTGCGCCGGGTAGGCAAAGAACAGGAAGGCGCGACCGGCCAGCGCCGGGTTGAGGAAGTTGCGCCCGGTACCGCCGAAGATTTCCTTGGCGATCACCACACCAAAGGTAATGCCCAGCGCCGCCTGCCACAGTGGCAGAGTGGGTGGCACAATCAACGCAAACAGTATCGAGGTGACAAAGAAACCTTCGTTGACCTCATGCTTGCGGATAATGGCAAACAGCACTTCCCAGAAGCCGCCGACGATAAACACCACGGCGTAGATTGGCACAAAGTAGGTCGCCCCCCAGCACCATCTTGCTGACCCAGCCGGCATCCGGCGTCAGCGATGCCCCCAGCCATTGCGCCAGCTGATAATGCCAGTCGCCGGTCAATACCTGTTGCAGTTGGTCACCGCTGTACAAATGGTGCAGCGCCGGTATCGCCTGCTGGCCGACGTTGTACATCCCCCAGAACATCGCCGGGAATACCGCCATCCATACCAGGATCATCATGCGTTTCAAATCGATGGCATCGCGTACGTGCGACGCGCCATGCGTCACCGTGCCCGGCGTGTAGAACACCGTGTGGTGGTGGCTTCAAATAGCGGATACCACTTTTCCAGCTTGCCGCCCGGCGTGAAGTGATGCTCGATCTTGTCAAAAAAGTTCTTCAGGCCCATGGATTATCCTTCCAGCTCAATCTTGGTCAGCACGTCGCGCAGCACCGGACCGTTATTCATACTTGCCGGGCAAACGAAGGTGCACAACGCCAGATCTTCTTCATCCAGCTCCAGACAGCCCAGCGCCTGCGCGCTGTCGGTGTCGCCCGCCAGCAGGTCACGCAGCAGCAGCGTCGGCAAAATGTCCAGCGGCATTACCCGTTCGTAGTTGCCAATCGGCACCATCGAGCGCTCGCCACCGTTGGTGGTGGTCGAAAAGGCAAACAGCTTGCTCTTCAGGAAGTGGCCCAGGGTGGTGCGAGTAATAGTGAATTTGTTCGGCGACGGCAGTACCCAACCGAGCAGCTCTTTCTCGCGCCCTTCCAGCAGTACCGAAACCTGGGTGTGAAAGCGACCGAGATAGGCACGTGGCCCAACGGCATGCACGCCACTCAGCACCGAACCGGAAATGACGCGGTTTTCGCCGGCTTTTAGCCGGTCAGCCGTCAGTTGGTCAAGGCTGGCGCCCAGACGGGTACGCAGCAGCATTGGCTGTTCAACCTGCGGCCCGGCCAGCGCGACAACGCGCTGGGTGTCGAGGCGGCCGGTAGTAAACAGGGTGCCAATGGCAATCACGTCCTGGTAACCGATATGCCAGACGGTTTTCTTCAGGCTGACCGGCTCCAGGAAGTGGATATGCGTCCCTACCAGTCCGGCAGGATGCGGACCGGCGAATTCGTTATAGTTGATTTGCGGGTTGCCGTTGCCGCTCAGCGTTCCGCCTGTGGCCTGGCTGACGTGGACTTTGCCGTCGGTCAGGCGGCTCAACACCGTCAGACCCGCGTTAAAGGCCGCCAGCTGTTCGGCGATGATCACCTGCGGATCGGCCGCCAGCGGCTGGGTGTCCATGGCGGAAACAAAGATCGCCCGCGGTGAGCTGCCTGGAGGCGGGGTTTTGCTGAATGGCCGGGTGCGCAGCGCGGTCCACAGACCGCTGGCGATCAGTTCGCCTTCCACCGCAGCGCGGTCCAGCAGCGGCAAATCGGCCGGCTGATAGCTGGCAAACTCGACCTGCTCGTCGCCGCCGTTGGCGATTTCAATCACCACCGACTGCAACACGCGACGCTCGCCGCGATTGATCGCCACCACCTTGCCACTGGCTGGCGCGGTGAACATGACGCCGGGGTTCTTTTTGTCTTCAAACAGCGCCTGGCCTTTCTTGACGCTGTCGCCTTCCTGCACCAGCATGGGAGGGGCGCATGCCAACATACTCTTCCCCCAGCAGTGCCACATGCTTGAGTTGCGGGCCGTCCTGAATCGCCTGAGCCGGCAAGCCGGCTATCGGCAGATCTAACCCTTGTCTGATTTTAATCATAGGATTTATACGATGTTTTATGGTTACACATGCCGTCGTGGCCAGGGCCAGTACCGACAATGCCAGGATTATGAGACGCTAAATATCGCCTCCGGGTTGGGTTCAACGGCATTGCGCCCAACGTGAATTCTCGGGTGAGATAACGTTTATTTTCATGTGTTAACTCTTGTGTTCGCCATACCGCGCTACGACCAACGTATTGCTGCACATTAACGTCCATTGCTTGCGCACCATTCGCGCGCCAAAACCGCAGCCCTGGCCATAGCAATACCGGGTGCGGCAGCCAGGGATGTTAACATTTTTCGCAACATTTTTCTTCATTCAGCAGTGACCTGAGTCAAGCAAACACAATTAAATTTCGCTGTAATCCCCTCATTAATCGTAAAAAACTGGGGCTTAATTCACTTTTATCGAGCTTTGTAGTTTTTTTATACATCTACCGTATTGATAAAAATAAACACGCTGGTAATCTGGCGAGGCATTAATGCAACAAAACACGTCAGTGGCATGCGGGCGAACTTGATTTCGTCGGCAGATAAATAATAAGCAGGAATAATTAATGAGCAGAATCGCGCTGTTGTTTGCGATGCTTTTTTCTATGCCGATGATCACGGCCTGCAGCGCGAGCGAGCAGGTGCCGGAAACGCCGGTGGTAAAACAGCAATTGTTGGGTTCGCCAGTCTATATACAGATATTCAAAGAAGAACGTAAGCTGGAGCTGTACGCCAAGATGGGTAATGAATTCCGGCTGGTGAACACCTTCCCGATCTGTAACTACTCCGGCGGCCTCGGCCCCAAACGTCGAGAAGGCGACTTTAAAAGCCCCGAAGGCTTTTATAGCGTTGACGCTCGCCATCTGAAGCCGGACAGCAAATATTATCGCGCCATCAATATTGGTTTCCCGAACGATTACGATCGGTCGCAAGGCTATTCCGGTGCCTATTTAATGATCCATGGCGAATGCAAATCGATTGGTTGCTACGCAATGACCAACGATTATATGGATGAGATTTATCGTTACGTCGAAGCGGCGTTTGCCTACGGTCAGAGCCGGGTGAACATCAGCATCTATCCGTTCCGCATGACCGAGCAAAACCTGCAGCGTCACCGTTCGTCGACCTACGCCAGCTTCTGGCGCCAGTTGAAACCAGGTTATGACTATTTTGTCAAAAACCACCAGCCGCCGATGATGGGCGTCGCCAACGGCCAGTACGTGCTGGGTAAACCGCTGATGGCCAGCGGGCAGGCTACCACGCTGTTTGCCTCGACCACCGAGCCGGCAGCGGTAAAAACCAATCCGTTCTCAGCCTCCCAGCCGCTCACCGTAGTGAAATAACGCATACTCGCCTGGCGCAATCTTGTGCCAGGTTTCGTTGCCGGTCAGCGGTTGGGTGGCAATCACCGTCACCACGTCGTTCGGCGTGGTCTGCCGCTGAAAATCAATCTCCACGTCCTGATCGAGCAGCGTTGCCTTGCCAAACGGTGCGCGACGGGTGATCCAGTACAGATTGGTCGAGCAAAATGCCATCACGTACTTGCCGTCCGACAACAACATATTGAATACCCCCTTCCGCCGCAGCTGATCGGCCAGCAAGGCGATATAGCGAAACACCGCCGGCCAACTGCTCGGCGTGCGCGGATATTTCAGCGACAGCTGATGCAACAGCCAGCAGAAGGCGTATTCACTGTCGGTCTGCCCTACCGGACGGAAGTTGCCGGTTTCCAGACGACGATAACCTTTCAGTTGCCCATTGTGCGCGTAGGTCCAGTTGCGCCCCCACAGTTCGCGGGTAAACGGATGGGTATTTTCCAACGCCACTTCACCGCGATTAGCCTGACGAATGTGCGACACCACCGCGCAGGATTTGATCGGGTACTCCTGCACCAGGCGCGCAATCGGCGAGTTGAAGCTGGGCTGCGGATCCTTGAATGTGCGACAGCCGTTGCCTTCATAAAAGGTAATGCCCCAACCATCCTTATGTGGCCCGGTGCGGCCACCGCGCTGAACCAGCCCGGTAAAACTGAAGCAAATATCGGTAGGTACGTTAGCGCTCATCCCGAGCAGTTCACACATCGAAAGCCACTCCTCAACCACACGGGTCACTGAAACATGCGGGCCGGCGTAGCGCGCCCGACATCATCGACACGGGGGCCTTGCGCCCCCCGGCCGGTATTACGCCTTAACCATCTCTTTTTCGATCAGCTGAATCAAGATGTGAATCGCCTTGATATGAATTTCCTGAATGCGGTCAGCGTAACCAAAATGCGGCACGCGGATTTCCACATCGGCGGAACCGGCCATTTTACCGCCGTCTTTGCCGGTCAGCGTAATCACCTTCATGCCTTTGGCGCGCGCCGCCTCAATCGCCTTGATGATATTGCCGGAGTTACCGGAAGTCGAAATGCCCAACAGCACGTCGCCTTCACGCCCGACCGCTTCCACGTAACGGGAAAACACAAAGTCATAGCCAAAATCGTTGCTGACGCAAGACAGATGGCTGACGTCGGAAATGGCAATCGCCGGGTAGCCGGGGCGGTTTTTCGCGATAGCGGCCGGTCAGCTCTTCGGCGAAGTGCATCGCGTCACAGTGGGAACCGCCGTTGCCGCAGGAAATCACTTTACCGCCCGCTTTGAAAGCATCAGCCAGTAATACCGCAGCGCGTTGAATCGCATCGATATTGGCATCGTCATTGATAAATTTAGCCAGCGTATCCGCCGCTTCGTTCAGTTCATTACGAATCAGATCGTGGTACATGAGGGAGCCTCTTTTTATCGTCAATCTTCCGCTGGGCAGTGTAACGGATCGTGGAAACACCGAGAAGCGCTGTGAAGCAAACTCCGCGTTGGTTGAAAAAGCAGAGAGGTTTTTGACCGTCAGTGCTGTCAGTTTGTGACCCAAGTTGTAATTAAAGTGTAAATGCATTGATAAAAATAGTGGCATGAACTAAAACCAATAGATACAACAACAGGTCAGACCTCTTACTACTTCGGAGCTTCAACTATGATGGTTCTCAGTATTGTTATCCTGCTGGCACTCATCAGCGTGCTGTTTTATCACCGGGTGAGTCTCACCCTCAGCAGTCTGATATTGCTGGCCTACACCGCCGCCATGGGTGCTATCGGCCTGTGGAGCTTCTGGATGCTGTTGCCGTTGGCGATTATCCTGCTGCCGCTGAACGTCACGTCGCTGCGCCGCTCGATGCTGTCTGCACCGGCGCTGCGCGCATTCCGCAAGGTGATGCCACCGATGTCGACCACCGAGAAAGAAGCCATCGAAGCCGGCACCACCTGGTGGGAAGGCGATCTGTTCCGTGGCACGCCGGACTGGAACAAGCTGCATAACTACCCGCAACCAACGTTGAGCGAAGAAGAGCAGGCGTTTATCGATGGGCCGGTAGAAGAAGCCTGTCGCATGGCAAACGACTTCCAGATCACCCATGAACTGGCCGATCTGCCGCCAGAACTGTGGGCCTATCTGAAGGAGCATCGCTTCTTTGCGATGATCATCAAAAAAGAATACGGCGGCCTGGAGTTCTCGCCTTATGCGCAGGCACGCGTGCTGCAAAAGCTGGCAGGCGTATCCGGTATTCTGGCCATCACCGTCGGCGTGCCCAACTCGCTCGGTCCAGGCGAACTGCTGCAACATTACGGCACCGATGAACAAAAAGACCATTATCTGCCGGGTCTGGCGCGCGGCGAAGAAATCCCCTGCTTTGCCCTGACCAGCCCGGAAGCCGGTTCCGATGCCGGCGCAATCCCGGATGTCGGCACCGTCTGCATGGGCGAATGGCAAGGCAAACAGGTGCTGGGTATGCGCCTGACCTGGAACAAGCGTTACATTACGCTGGCGCCGGTGGCCACCGTGCTGGGCCTGGCCTTCAAGCTGTACGATCCGAACCGCCTGTTGAGCGACAACGAATCGCCGGGCATCACCTGTGCGCTGATCCCGACCAGCACGCCCGGCGTGGAAATCGGCAACCGCCACTTCCCGCTGAACGTACCGTTCCAGAACGGCCCAACCCGCGGCAGCGACGTGTTCGTGCCTATCGACTACATCATCGGCGGGCCAAAAATGGCCGGCCAGGGCTGGCGTATGCTGGTTGAATGTCTCTCCGTCGGCCGTGGCATCACCCTGCCCTCCAACTCGACCGGCAGCGTCAAGTCGCTGGCGTTGGGGATTGGCGCCTACGCGCACATTCGCCGTCAGTTCAAGATGTCGATCGGCAAAATGGAAGGGATCGAAGAGCCGTTGGCGCGTATCGCAGGCAATACCTATGTGATGGACGCCGCTGCGTCACTGATTACCTATGGCCTGATGCAAGGTGAGAAGCCGGCGGTGCTGTCGGCAATAGTTAAATACCACTGTACCCACCGTGGCCAGCAGGCAATTATTGACGCGATGGATATCGCCGGCGGTAAAGGCATTATGCTGGGCGAATCCAACTTCCTGGCGCGCGCCTATCAGGGCGCACCGATCGCCATCACGGTTGAAGGCGCCAATATCCTGACCCGTACCATGATGATCTTTGGTCAGGGTGCCATTCGCTGCCATCCTTACGTTCTGGATGAAATGGCGGCGGCGCAGAGCAACGATCTGGCGGCCTTCGACAAGGCGCTGTTCGGCCATCTGGGTCACGTCGGTAGCAGCAAGGTGCGCAGTTTCTGGCTTGGCCTGACCAACGGCCGCACCAGTAGCACACCGACCAAAGACGCTACCCGCCGCTATTACCAGCAGTTGAACCGCCTGAGCGCCAACCTGGCGCTGCTGTCCGACGTGTCGATGGGGGTGCTGGGTGGCAGTCTGAAGCGCCGCGAGCGGATTTCGGCCCGCCTCGGCGATATCCTCAGCCAGATGTACCTGGCCTCCGCCACGCTGAAACGCTATCAGGACGAAGGCCGTCAGAAAGAGGATCTGCCGCTGGTTCATTGGGGTGTGCAGGACAGTCTGCATCAGGCCGAGCAGGCGCTGGACGATCTGCTGCGCAACTTCCCGAACCGCTTGATCGCCGGTGCGATGCGTCTGGTTATCTTCCCGTTTGGCCGCGTGCATACCGCGCCGTCCGATCGTCTGGATCATCAGTTGGCAAAAATCCTGCAGGTGCCTTCTGCCACCCGTAGCCGTTTGGGCCGTGGCCAGTACCTGACGGCCAGCGAGCACAATCCGATCGGCCTGCTGGAAGCCGCATTGCTTGACGTGATTGCCGCCGAGCCGATCCACGCTCGCCTGAGCAAGGAAGCCGGCAAAAACCTGCCGTTCACCCGCCTCGATCGTTTAGCGCAGCGTGCGCTGGAAGAAGGCAAGATCAATGCCGACGAGGCCAAGATCCTGACCAAAGCGGAAGAAAGCCGTCTGCGTTCAATCAATGTCGATGACTTTGCCCCTGACGCGCTGGCGGCGCAACGGCCGGAAAAGCCGCAGCCGCAGGAGAAACGCCAGCACCACACTGAAGCCGCCTGAATTCTCACGGCGTAAATCAATGGGGCGATAGCTATCGCCCCTTTTTTATCGCTCGATTTTAGTTAACCATGCTGGCGAATACGCGCCAGCAATGCGTCGATGTGCTCGATTTGCGGTGCATTGACCATCAGCGCACGACCAAGACTCAGCGCGTTGCGCTGACACTCAAGGCGCATCTCGGCATCTTCGATGCTATCCAGATCGGCCACGTGCGCCAGCCCGATGGTGCGGCGGACCAGCTCGCTACCGCAATACCCCACCGCGTCACGCCAGACCTGACGCAGAAACTGCTCGGCATAGCCCGGCGTCGCCAGCGTGATATCGCGGGTTTTCTGCTGGCACAGTGCCAGGAAACGATCGGCGAAAATCAGCCACAGTTCGCGAATATCCTGCAGGCGCTGTTCGCGCCCGGCGGCGGCGTCTCGTGGGCCAAACAGCCCCGGCAGACCGCAGTAATTCAGCAGCAGATTACCCAGCGCGGTGCCCACGTCAAACCCGATCGGACCATAAAAACCGAACTCGGCGTCGATCGCCTTCAGCTTGCCTTCGGCAACGAACACCGAGCCGCTGTGAATGTCGCCGTGCAACAGCGCTTCGGCCTTGCTGAGAAAACGCTGCTTGAGGCCGGCGACAGCCAGTTTCAACGCCGCGTCTTGTCGCAGTTCGCCTACCTGTGGCAACAACGCCTCGTCGAAACTATTTCGCTCATGCTCAATGTAAGGATCGGTGAAGAACAGATCTTCGGTGATCTGGCACAGCTCCGGGTTGGTGAAGCGGCTCACCTGCGCCTTCTTCTGTTGGGCGTTCTGATAGAAATCAGAAGTATGGAATAGCGTTTGCGCCAAATACTCCGCCAACTGTCCGGCGGCCAACGGATAATAGTGGCCGTTAATCAGTTCATGACGCCAGATGCGGTGGTCGGACAGGTCTTCCTGCACCATCACCGCCAGTTCGGCATCGTGATGCAGCACATTAACCGTATGTCGCGGGCAGAAGCCACCGTGCACCAGCAGCGTTTCCGCTTCGATACGTGCGCGATCGAGCGTCAGCGGCCAGGATTCTCCTACACAGCGTACATACGGCAACGCCTGTTTGACGATCACCCGGCTGACGCCTGCGTCATCAAGGATCTTGAACACCAGATTCAAATTGCCGTCGCCAATTTCTTCGGCGCTGACCAACGCCTGTGGATCGGCTACCTGCCCGTACTGACGGGCATATTCAACGGCATCGGCAGCGGTAAAGGTACGATAAAGCGACATCACAACCCCTCTGGCAGATACCCACCCTGTGTCACGCCGCATCGTTGCCGCCAGCCCAGCACCAGCAAGTGGCCAGGCCGCCGCCAGCACGGTGCCATTGCCTTGGCACTGGCCACCTGCCACCGCGATGCAACGCGAATCAGGGAGGGTGTAGATGTGTTAACTTCATTATTTAGACATTTAAGCATTCGGACGTCTATACATCCGGATGTCATGTTGGCAGAATAGCGCCATAGATGCAATATGATCGCAACAAGGATTTAACTGATTATGCGCACGCTTAACACCACCAGTTTGACTCTGCGAGACAACCAACTCTGGATCCTCGATCAACAGGCATTGCCGCAAGAAAAGCGCTGGTGCTCCAGCAATAGCGTGGAGGAGCTGGTTGGTCATATTCACGCCCTGCGGGTACGCGGCGCGCCGCTGATCGGTCTGTCCGCCAGCCTGCTGTTGGCCCTGCTGGCCGAACGTGGCCTGCCGCGCGACGCGCTGGCGGAGGCATTGGCCACGCTACGCGCGGCGCGACCGACCGCGGTCAATCTGATGAATAATCTCGATCGCATCAAGCTGGCGCTGGCGCAACCCGACTGGGTGGCGGCCATGGCGACAGAGGCCTTGCGGCTGGTGGATGAAGACCGTGCGCTGTGCGACAGCATTGCCGATCGCGGGGCGGCGCTGGTTACCCCCGGCAGCCGTCTGCTGACCCACTGCAATACCGGTGGGCTGGCAACCGCCGGCATCGGCACCGCCATCGGCGTGCTGTTGCGTGCCCATCAACAGGGTAATGTCGCGCAGGTGTGGGTCGATGAAACACGCCCGCTGTTACAGGGTGGCCGTCTAACCGCCTGGGAACTGGGCGAACTGGGCATCCCCTATCGGCTGATCTGCGACTCGATGGCG encodes:
- the nqrF gene encoding NADH:ubiquinone reductase (Na(+)-transporting) subunit F yields the protein MEIILGVAMFTCIVMVLALLILFAKSKLVNTGDVAVEVNGDQEKSFHAPAGDKLLNMLSGQGIFVSSACGGGGSCGQCRVVIKEGGGDILPTELSHITKREAKEGCRLACQVNVKQNLKIELPEEIFGVKKWDCEVISNDNKATFIKELKLKIPDGEDVPFRAGGFIQIEAPAHDISYADFDVPQEYRGDWDRFNLFRYRSVVDDTTVRAYSMANYPDEKGIIMLNVRIATPPPNNPDVPPGIMSSYIWSLKPGDKVTISGPFGEFFAKDTDAEMIFIGGGAGMAPMRSHIFDQLKRLKSKRKITFWYGARSLREMFYEDDFNHLQDENENFTWHVALSDPQPEDNWTGYTGFIHNVLLENYLKNHPAPEDCEFYMCGPPMMNAAVIKMLKDLGVEDENIMLDDFGG
- the dpaA gene encoding peptidoglycan meso-diaminopimelic acid protein amidase produces the protein MSRIALLFAMLFSMPMITACSASEQVPETPVVKQQLLGSPVYIQIFKEERKLELYAKMGNEFRLVNTFPICNYSGGLGPKRREGDFKSPEGFYSVDARHLKPDSKYYRAINIGFPNDYDRSQGYSGAYLMIHGECKSIGCYAMTNDYMDEIYRYVEAAFAYGQSRVNISIYPFRMTEQNLQRHRSSTYASFWRQLKPGYDYFVKNHQPPMMGVANGQYVLGKPLMASGQATTLFASTTEPAAVKTNPFSASQPLTVVK
- a CDS encoding class II glutamine amidotransferase, which gives rise to MCELLGMSANVPTDICFSFTGLVQRGGRTGPHKDGWGITFYEGNGCRTFKDPQPSFNSPIARLVQEYPIKSCAVVSHIRQANRGEVALENTHPFTRELWGRNWTYAHNGQLKGYRRLETGNFRPVGQTDSEYAFCWLLHQLSLKYPRTPSSWPAVFRYIALLADQLRRKGVFNMLLSDGKYVMAFCSTNLYWITRRAPFGKATLLDQDVEIDFQRQTTPNDVVTVIATQPLTGNETWHKIAPGEYALFHYGERLGG
- the fadE gene encoding acyl-CoA dehydrogenase FadE produces the protein MMVLSIVILLALISVLFYHRVSLTLSSLILLAYTAAMGAIGLWSFWMLLPLAIILLPLNVTSLRRSMLSAPALRAFRKVMPPMSTTEKEAIEAGTTWWEGDLFRGTPDWNKLHNYPQPTLSEEEQAFIDGPVEEACRMANDFQITHELADLPPELWAYLKEHRFFAMIIKKEYGGLEFSPYAQARVLQKLAGVSGILAITVGVPNSLGPGELLQHYGTDEQKDHYLPGLARGEEIPCFALTSPEAGSDAGAIPDVGTVCMGEWQGKQVLGMRLTWNKRYITLAPVATVLGLAFKLYDPNRLLSDNESPGITCALIPTSTPGVEIGNRHFPLNVPFQNGPTRGSDVFVPIDYIIGGPKMAGQGWRMLVECLSVGRGITLPSNSTGSVKSLALGIGAYAHIRRQFKMSIGKMEGIEEPLARIAGNTYVMDAAASLITYGLMQGEKPAVLSAIVKYHCTHRGQQAIIDAMDIAGGKGIMLGESNFLARAYQGAPIAITVEGANILTRTMMIFGQGAIRCHPYVLDEMAAAQSNDLAAFDKALFGHLGHVGSSKVRSFWLGLTNGRTSSTPTKDATRRYYQQLNRLSANLALLSDVSMGVLGGSLKRRERISARLGDILSQMYLASATLKRYQDEGRQKEDLPLVHWGVQDSLHQAEQALDDLLRNFPNRLIAGAMRLVIFPFGRVHTAPSDRLDHQLAKILQVPSATRSRLGRGQYLTASEHNPIGLLEAALLDVIAAEPIHARLSKEAGKNLPFTRLDRLAQRALEEGKINADEAKILTKAEESRLRSINVDDFAPDALAAQRPEKPQPQEKRQHHTEAA
- the mtnK gene encoding S-methyl-5-thioribose kinase, with the protein product MSLYRTFTAADAVEYARQYGQVADPQALVSAEEIGDGNLNLVFKILDDAGVSRVIVKQALPYVRCVGESWPLTLDRARIEAETLLVHGGFCPRHTVNVLHHDAELAVMVQEDLSDHRIWRHELINGHYYPLAAGQLAEYLAQTLFHTSDFYQNAQQKKAQVSRFTNPELCQITEDLFFTDPYIEHERNSFDEALLPQVGELRQDAALKLAVAGLKQRFLSKAEALLHGDIHSGSVFVAEGKLKAIDAEFGFYGPIGFDVGTALGNLLLNYCGLPGLFGPRDAAAGREQRLQDIRELWLIFADRFLALCQQKTRDITLATPGYAEQFLRQVWRDAVGYCGSELVRRTIGLAHVADLDSIEDAEMRLECQRNALSLGRALMVNAPQIEHIDALLARIRQHG
- the mtnA gene encoding S-methyl-5-thioribose-1-phosphate isomerase; the protein is MRTLNTTSLTLRDNQLWILDQQALPQEKRWCSSNSVEELVGHIHALRVRGAPLIGLSASLLLALLAERGLPRDALAEALATLRAARPTAVNLMNNLDRIKLALAQPDWVAAMATEALRLVDEDRALCDSIADRGAALVTPGSRLLTHCNTGGLATAGIGTAIGVLLRAHQQGNVAQVWVDETRPLLQGGRLTAWELGELGIPYRLICDSMAAGLMAQGKVDAVWVGADRIAANGDVANKIGTYSLAVLAHYHGIPFYVAAPHTTHDAHCPNGAAIPIEQRSAAEVTGVAGSFGSCQWAPADAQVDNPAFDVTPAALISAWVLDCGVIRPEQVSDGIFQRALV